A window from Cydia pomonella isolate Wapato2018A chromosome 8, ilCydPomo1, whole genome shotgun sequence encodes these proteins:
- the LOC133520321 gene encoding uncharacterized protein LOC133520321, with translation MIYGSECWATLKKHEQKLYTAEMKMLRWAGGVTCLDKVINEYVRGSFKVAPIAEKVKEGRLKWYGHVMRRDDSYSVKTVLNISTQRSRGRGRRLATWWYTVKRDRKTQNIPLLTTQDRPAWRKRTRRPDPK, from the coding sequence ATGATATACGGTTCCGAATGCTGGGCAACGTTGAAGAAGCACGAACAAAAGCTATACACAGCAGAGATGAAAATGCTCCGTTGGGCAGGAGGCGTGACGTGCTTGGATAAAGTAATAAACGAATATGTAAGAGGTTCCTTCAAAGTTGCGCCAATAGCCGAGAAGGTCAAGGAGGGGCGACTAAAATGGTACGGGCACGTCATGAGGCGAGACGATAGCTACTCCGTAAAAACAGTGCTGAACATTAGCACGCAGCGATCAAGAGGCAGAGGTAGACGGCTCGCCACTTGGTGGTACACTGTCAAAAGAGACCGAAAAACTCAGAATATCCCATTGttgacaacccaggacagaccGGCCTGGCGCAAACGCACAAGAAGgcccgaccccaaatga